The genomic region ACCACCAAAAAATGATAAGTACAAAGAAACTCATCAAGATGGCAAAGAAGTGGCAAAGAATAGCGATTGCCAGCAGGAAGAGGGTTTCCTGGTCAAGACCAGTGACTGATGAAGGCCACTTTGTTGTGTACACAACTGATGGCAGACGGTTCATGATTCCCTTGACGTACCTAAACACAGATATTTTTAGAGAACTATTAAGGATGGCAGAGGAAGAATTCGGCTTAGATGCTTCTGCACCAATCACCTTGCCCTGTGCATCAAGTTTCATGGAGTACATCATGTCTATGATCCAAAATCATGTGGCTAAGGACATGGAAATCGCTTTGATTGCATGTTTAGCCAACTGTAGATTCTCAGTAGTTGGACATCAAGAGCAAACAAACCAACATTTGCTTATCACTAGTTTCTAAGACattaatttttcattattttgtACAGAACAGATGTAGTCTTACCTAGAAATCAGAATTAATGAGATTTAAGTTTGAACAGCAGTTTTCTTGGTAGCATCACTTTTGATTAATTAAAATGCAGAAATTACAGGTATAGTCTTTTACTCTTGTAGGATAATACACAATACAACAACAGTACCTCAAAGATCCTTCTTATGACAGGGTAAGGGGGCTGGAGCCATGTGATTATTTTTGACTGACTCGTAATTTAATTTGTTCCGAGAATTGATGCAATATTGTTTGGAACATAATTTGAAAAGCATCAACAGAGCATAAAACTTTTTCTGATTATTCTATACATATGGAAATCAACACCAGCAAGTTCTCACTTTGTATCTATGAATAATCTGACATGTTTATACTTCCAAAACAGTGATAAAAAGTAACACAGAGCATCACTATGTGGAATTTCAATGGAACATACCATAAGTCCTCTGGTGCTGTAAAAGATTTAGTGTTAGTTTGTTCGGATACTAGTACAGTCAATACATAGGACACTAATCCTTACAAAACCTTCCGCTTATACTGGGATACTAAGAGTTTTCTGTCTTCAGCATTACCCTTGTGGCAGGAAGGGTAATGCTGAAGCCCACAGTTATAAAATTGTCGTAAATTGCATTGACTGACTGGAACTTCAATCATACAGGAAGTGCAAAATAATTTGATTAGTGATTACAGTATCATTTTCCAAACTAAAAAAACAACCTTTCAAATTTTGTGTAGTCAGCTTTAAAATGTTCAAGTTGTCATGCACTTGACTTCAGAGTTCGGACAAAAGGACAGCGCTGCTGGCGAGACGTATACTCAATTGAATTATGGCATTATCAGTCAAGCAAAATTACAGACCAAAGCATTTGATCAATAATAACCGAGAACTATACCTGGCCTACATGTTTTCAGATCATCCAAAAGTGATTCGGTTGTCGAAAATTATATCTGATATCCCCACCTATAATACTCACATGGTTTGCCTCCTAACTACAGGAACTACCATGCCACATTGAAGTGACATGTCCTTAGCATGAAGCTATAAAACATGACCATTCTCAAGTCTCAAACATCCAACTTCAAATACTCTTTCAAGTAATTTCTTCACAGAAGCAAAATAAAAAATTCTCTACATTCTTAAAAACCCTTAAAACCACAAAATGATCAGCACAAAGAAACTTATTAAGATGGCGAAAAAATGGCAAAGACTAGCAATTGCTAGCCGGAAGAGGATTTCCTGGTCAAGACCTGTTGCCAAAGAGGGTTACTTTGTCATCTACACAACGGATGGAAGACGGTTTATGATTCCATTGACGTATTTGAACAGCGAGATTGTAAGGGAGCTGTTGAGATTGGCTGAGGAAGAGTTTGGGATGACGAGTTCAGGGCCGATTACATTGCCTTGTGATTCAAGTTTCATGGAGTACGCTATTTCCATGGTTCAAAGACATGTATCAGAGGATGTAGAGAAAGCCTTGGTCTCATCCTTAGTCGGTTGTCGATCATATGAACATCTACAAACAAACCAACAGTTGCTCATCAGTAGTTAAGAGTATATTTCTGCCATTTGTACAGAGTAGTTTAGTATTGTAAATTCTAACACAAATTTATTTGATAGCTAATGACATTTATATGGAGATTAAAATTATATGAAGTTATTATGTTCTTGTGATAAACTCAATTGCAAAGCCTTTGAAGAAATTAATTTACTGAGACTAAGACTAAGGAACGAACAGCACCATATATTATGTCGCTCTTATGCACAGGCTCTGGACTTATCGCCTGATAATCAAATCAAACAACTCGAGGTCTTGCAACACCAACtgcattcacaaaataaggacagACAGACAGACGTTTCGTGTTTCCTGCCGTGTCTACTTAACAATTAATTTGAAGTCAAGTTGGTTCAGTAAGACTGATTGTGTCGTTTAGCTTAACAGAAATGGCCTCTACATTAATTGGATTAGTGTACAGGAAGAGAATTGACAGGCAACAGCTAAGATGTTAGATGAACATTACTTTCACAATATCTCCTGGATAATTAGACATACCCACCTGAAATTATTACATGGTTTGTCCCCAAACAATGAAAACAAGGTGTTAGTTAGCATTAAAGTCATCTGTCTTCAGTTTATAGCTATAAAACATCACCATTTCTCCAAGTTTTCATAATCAAACTCAACAACTAGTTCATCTTTACATTTCTTAATTACAATACTTTCTCATTTATTTCTTAAAACCAGCAAAAAATGATCAGTACAAAAAAACTCATAAAGATGGCAAAGAAGTGGCAAAGAATAGCGATTGCCAGCAGGAAGCGGGTTTCCTGGTCGAGACCAGTGACCTCTGAAGGTCACTTTGTTGTTTACACTACTGATGGAAAACGCTTCATGATTCCGCTGGCATATCTACAGACGGATATTTTTAGAGAACTATTAAGAATGGCAGAGGAAGAATTCGGCTTAGATGCTTCTGCACCAATCACCTTGCCTTGCGATTCAAGTTTGATGGAGTACATCATTTCTATGATCCGGAATCATGTGGCTAAGGACTTGGAGAACGCATTGATTGCATCATTGTCCAGCTGTAGATACTCAGTAGTTGGACATGAAGAGCAAACAAACCAACATTTGCTTATCTCTAGTTTCTAGGACattaatttttcattattttgtACAGAGCTGATGTAGTTTACCCTAGAAATCAGAATTAATGAGATTAAGTTTATTGAGAGTTGAACAACAGTTTCTTTGGTAGCAGCATGTTCTtgattttaggtttttttttattatttagacAAGCTGTTCAAATGCAGAAATTTGAACTTCTACTCTTCTAGGAAATCATATAATACAGCGCGACCAGTGCCTCAAAGGATCCCTCTTATGACAAAGTAAGCAAGCTTGATTTACATAGCCATATTCATGTGACTATTCAACAAAGCGAACTTATTTTTAAACGACTCACACTGTATAATCTTTCGAGAATTGATGCAATATTGTGTTAAAATTGGAAAATCGTCAATAGAAAATAAGACTTTTTTTTATTATCTCTTGCATATGGAAATCACTGGATGTGTAAGACACCACCAGCATAAAATACCATACATTTTTTGAACATACCATAAGACTCCTTGAGTGCTGTAAAAGTTTTAATATAATACGGAGTACTGTATTTGACAGTTCCGTTCAGTGTTAGTTTGTTCGGATACTAGTACAGTCAGTAGTCTCAGTACATTGGACACCAATCCTAAATCCCAGTATTTGACAGGGGTtagaggtaaacaaatgattgagacggaaggAATATGATTTATGTAATAAAACTTCGCTTGACGGGTGGTTATAAAGACCGGTCCTTGTTGGTGCCAGGAGTAGGAAAAACGGTCGAGAGACTGCTTTCAAGAAAACTGTTTGAGAAATAGCTAGCATTAGCCAACTACTAGTTCAATATATTAAAAGAACAGTCAGTCTAGATAGCTGCTTTGTGTTTTCTGTCACTATAGTTAGGCCTCATTCAGTACATTTTCCATGTACAGAAAATCGGTTCTGTGTCGTTTAGCTTAACAGTACAGACATAGTATCTTCATTATTTAGATTAGCTTACAGGAACAGAAGTGATAGGTAACAGCTGAGATGTTGGATGAACTCTTTCATATTATCCAAAACGAACAAAGGCGAATTAGTTGTACATTACTTTCATACAGTATAAGAACAATAAATCAGCAAGAAGACATCTTAGGTCTACATAATAATACATCTAAATTAGACAAACCCACCTGAAAATCCAACATGGTTTTGCCACCAAACTTTGAAAACAGGGTGTTAGTTAGCATTAAACTGATCTGCCTTCAGCTTGAAGCTATAAAACTTCACCATTTCTCCAAGTATTCATAATTAAACACAACAACTAGTTCATCTTCACACTTCTTAATTACAATactctcattttttttcttctaaaaacctgcAAAAATGATCAGTACAAAGAAACTCATCAAGATGGCAAAAAAGTGGCAAAGAATAGCGATTGCCAGCAGGAAGAAGATTTCCTGGTCGAGATCAGTGACCAATGAAGGTCATTTTGTTGTTTACACTACAGATGGAAGACGGTTCATGATTCCCTTGACATATCTAAATACGAATATTTTCAGAGAATTATTAAGAATGGCAGAGGATGAATTCGGCTTAGATGCTTCCGCACCAATCACCTTGCCTTGTGATTCGAGTTTCATGGAGTACATCATCTCTATGATCCAAAATCATGTGGCTATGGACATGGAAATCGCTTTGATTGCATGTTTAGCCAACTGTAGATTCTCAGTAGTTGGACATCAAGAGCAAACAAACCAACATTTGTTTATCTCTAGTTTCTAGGAaattatttttcattattttgtACAGAACAGATGTAGTCTTACCTAGAAATCAGAATTAATGAGATTTAAGTTTGAGCATCATGTCCTTG from Silene latifolia isolate original U9 population chromosome 3, ASM4854445v1, whole genome shotgun sequence harbors:
- the LOC141646373 gene encoding auxin-responsive protein SAUR66-like, which translates into the protein MISTKKLIKMAKKWQRIAIASRKRVSWSRPVTSEGHFVVYTTDGKRFMIPLAYLQTDIFRELLRMAEEEFGLDASAPITLPCDSSLMEYIISMIRNHVAKDLENALIASLSSCRYSVVGHEEQTNQHLLISSF